CTGTTAATCTTAGCTGGTATTCTCAGAACCTAAACTACTGCAAACAATAGAACAATGTAGCGATGAAAATTATGTTCATACTTCTTATCAACATCTTCCAGATATTTAGAACAGCATGTTCCTATTCCTTATCCATTCTAGTATCGTTGACTCTGGGTTGTGAAATAACGGATCTCTGTTCTTTCAATGTCTTGTGCTCAACCAATCTGTCTCTAACGATCTATCTCAATCGCCATGATTACTCCAGCGATCAAGCATGATCAAACCTATTCGATAATATGATAATTCGTGTGGCAAATCATGGGCACTCCACACTCCTGGTCAGAGTATTATTCATTCACAGACAATACTGAAGAATGCAGCTACGGAGTACGGGACATAGGCTGATCTGCTTCATGGGCACGGAGGTGTTTGACACGACCGGGCTTCCGCTCATGCCGACAGCGAGCGTTGAGACTGGCCCGCCCTGCCGGTACTGCACCCACATCCTCTGCTCGTGCACCAGCAGCTGCCGCTTCCACTTCATCTGGATCGTGAGAAGCAGCAGCCTAGAACACCCATTGCACATGAAAAATAGAGATGTAGAAGTGCATTACGCATTGTTGAAGTTGCCATCGTCGCCTGCAGGCGTGAAGCAGAGATGTTGTGGACGATCTGGGGATCCTCCTGATCCCCTCAGGTCTCCAGCGGCACTGCCCTGACACCGCCGGGGTGTAGGCTGGTCTTCCCGTCGCTTCTGCGCTTCCCTAGATCGGTAGGGCTTATGGAGTTGTGGGGAGAGCAGAGAGCTGATCGTGAACTCATTTATCAGATCGTAGCCAGGCTCCCCCCCTTTTATATGGCGCAGACGATAGGGGTCCAAACCATCGAGTTGGTTTTggtgcccccgatcagggcgcaatAGTTCCGTACGAGGTGGCCACGAACGTTGGTTCGTGGGCCTCCTCCTTAACGTTATTTTGACTGaaacatttttttttgtttctgttCCGTTAAACCTGACAGTTCAaccaacattctcccccttgatcgttAGGTTTAACATCATTTGTCCATTCTCCATAGGAATAATAAACCAAAGTGAGGTGTTACAACAACCAATGAAATGCTATTGAACCTCAACACTTATGGCATACCAGCCTATCTTGAAATGGATAACATAATACTTATTGGGAGTGGTTCTTATTATGGTCCCTTTATTCCAGAATCATAAGGCTTTCCAGTAATCCCATGCCGGCAACATGCTCACGaaaatcatattactttgcactgAAGCTGAACCTGAATCGTTGTCATATAGTATTTTTCAATGCCATACATATAGAGCTGATGCTGATCTGGGCAACTAATTCTAACACGAGGCCTCTGAATCTGTTGCAAGATGGCGGAAGTAATGATAGAAAATCATATCATGATCTATCACAATACCAAACTAGTACGAATGTCAAATGAGCAAAATCCAAGTGGCAAGGATGATCCACCAAGCTCCAAGGAACAAGAAAACGGATAGCATATCTGCAGTTTACTGCATTGTATATTTCTAACATCTGTCTCTCGCGATCAATCTCAGATCGCCTTGATTATCTCAGCGATCGAGCATGATCAAATCAGTACAAACAATATGATGTTTTTGGTGGAAAATCATGGACACTCAGCTCACCTGATCAGAGTATTATTCACAACAGACAAAACACTGAAGAATGCAGCGATGGAGGACGGTCGTGCTCTGCTTctgctagtagtagtagtagccgccgGCGCCGTGGTAGGCCATGGCCATGGGCACGGAGGTGTTGGACGCGAACGCGCTTCCGCGGCCGCCGACGGCGAGCCCGTTGAGGCCGGCCTGCCCCTGCATGCCGCCCTGCCTGTACTGCGCCCACATCCGCTGCTCCTGCGCCAGCAGCTCCTGCTTCCTCTCCATCTCCGCCATCTGCACGTACGACGGCGGCGGCACTGCCAGCGACGCCGCGAACGGGTCACCGCCGACCACCGTGCCTTCGGGCCCGGGGAGGGCCAGGAAGGGGGCCACCGGCAGGACGGCCACGCTGCTCGCGCTCCCGGACGCCGACCCCTGCGCGCTGACATGGTGCCGTGCTGCGCCCTGGTCGTACATCCCGCGCAGGAGCAGCGGGTCCAAACCGCCGCCCATCGCTGGTGCCTGCCGCGACAGGTTGCTTGCCGTCTCCACGAGCGCCAGCTCCCAGTCCGCCTTCCCCGGCTCCGCCGCCGGCGTGTGCCACGCGGAGGTCGTCGCCCtgggagcgtcgtcgtcgtcagACGGGAACTTGACCCAGTCGCCGTTCGCGGCTGGTGCACCCGAGAAGAGCGCGAGCGCGAGCTTGTTCCCCTGCTCGTCGGCTGTGGCCTCGGGCTCCCTAAGGTCGACCAGGTCGCTCTGCACAGGTGCCACCCGCGCCGTGGCGAATGCTTGTGCCGGCGCATGACGTGCAGGTGGCGCAGCGGTGTAATTCTCTGGCGCCGGGAGCGCCTTGATGCTATTCATGTCGTGCTCTGCGGCGGGGTCGTCGTGGTTTCGTTGGTTTAGAGCgtgaggtggtggcggcggcgaggcACCATCTGTGCTGTGGAGCGCCTTGCCGCGCTCACGCACGAACTGCTCGAGCGTCTCGAGTAGCTTGTCGTCGATGCGCTTGACCTCCGGGAAATCCGCCGACCTGGCGACCCCCGCGTCGTCGCACCACGAGTAGAAGGCGAGCAGGTCGTCGACGACCCTGGCGGCGCTGACGTAGGCCTCGAAGGCCTTGACGCAGTCGGCGTAGTCCATGTCGAAGAAGCGGTCGAGCAGGACGGCGAGCACGCCCGCGACGTCGTCGTATAACCGGGCGCTCTCGCTGACGACGGGGCCGAGCGTGGTGAGCACGACGCGGCTGCGCCTGGCGGCGCCCGCGGGGCGGCAGGCCAGGAAGCGGTCGATGAGGTTGCGCAGCTGGCGCGCGCGCGCCAGGAGGGCCTCCGCGTCCATGTCGTGGACCGAGACGGTCATGTCCGGGGCGGGGGAGGCGCCCGCGGCGGCGGTGCCGCCGCGGTCGTAGTCGTCGGCGAAGCGGACGGTGCGGGGCGCGGGGAGGAGGGCGAGGAGGAAGCGGACGCGGTCGTGGAGGTAGAGCGCGTATGCGCGCACGAAGTTGGAGTGGTCCCAGGACGCGGAGTGCGCCTCGTCGCGGAAGTCGGCGAGGGAGGCGAGGACGGGGCCGCCGCCGCGGAgggatgaggaggacggtctaacGATCTCGGGGCGGAAGTGCGGGTCGCCGTCGGCGAGGAGGCGGTGGAGCAGCGCGAGGCACTTGGCGGCGACGACGTAGTCGCGGGTCCTGGCGAGGCGACGGGAGACGGAGGCGACGCAGGCGGCGACGTGGATCCTGGTGCCGGAGGTGAGGCGCAGCACCTCGCGGACGTGGCGGTCGTCGGCGGGCGCGTCATCGTGGCCCGTGGCGCGCACGATGGCCACGTCCAGGTCGGGCGCCACGGCGCCGGTCACCTTGGCCAGGCCGATGCTCGTCTGGTCCTTGACCGCGCCCAGCGCCTTGCGGATCGACATGGATTGATTCCCGGCGAGCGAGCGCAGAGGAAATCTTGGATTGGTTCTTGCGGGGAGGAGACGCGCGATGGGTTTAGAGGAGCGGAGACGACGCGGTTTTGGCCCGGAGAATGACGGACGGCTGGGATTGGAGGATTGGGGAGACGGACGGCCGGGATGGAGGGCCGGCGGCGGCTGACGTACGTCGCGGAGTGTTCGAGGGAAGTGCGTTGATTCTTCCGCGGCGCGTTTTTGGAATTTGTCGTTGCGTTTTCTTCGGGTCGAAACCGGGGATTTGGGGAGAatggatttgatttgattttttcgGTTCAAGAAATGCGTTAGCTTTATGGCGAAGGAAAAAACGGAATCAGAACATCTTGGGAAAGATACTCACGAGATTGAATTAAGGAAAATGCTTTACATCGGGCGACCGATCCGCGGGGCAGCGATCGGTCCCTCCCACGCCTCGCGCTGCTGCTTGGCTCGCTCGCTCCACGCTGCAGCCCACCAACACCAAGCCCAGCTACCGCACCAACACCAAGTCCAGTTACATTGAATCTCACCAACACCCAGAAGCCAAAATACGTATGCACATTTTTCTTATAGAAGATGTGGGTGGGCCTCAAAAATCTATTGGACATTTCTCTTCTGGCTGTGTGTCTATTTGTGCACCATTTTTTTGTTGTAATTATTTGTGACTTTTGTAAAAAATAGATGCCGACTTTTATTGTAATTCAATCTATATCAAATTAATTATTGATTGACCACTTTTGATtgtttgcaaacatatgaattTTTGTTGTATTTGTTTCTAACTTTTGTAAAAATAGAcgatgatttttgttgtaattcaagTTGTAGCAAATTAAATTATTTCTTAACAACTTTTGAATTATTTGCAAAAATATATTTTTTAGTTGTAAATAGTCTGTGGTTTTTATGGATGATGTTTGCGACTTTTGTTGTAAACACCCAAATTATTTATGGCCTGTGTTGctaattattgttgtaaatattTTACTGGTTTGTTCTAAAGATATTTCTGAAATGAAAGCAGACTTTTATTGTAAACACCCAAATAAAATAATGTTGGTTTTTGTTATTAATTATTGTTGTAAGTATGCTTCCGATTTGTTGTAAAGATATTATTGCATGGAAACTGACTATTATTGTAAACACCCAAATAAAAAATATTgtttttgttgttaattattatTGTAAATATATTGATAATTTGTTGTACATATATGTGAAGATTTACTGTGAAATTTTTTGTTgtaatactttttattttttgtacaCAAAGCGGCGGGGTTTTGTTGCTATACTAAACAGCGGGTTTTGTTGTAAATATCTGAAAGTTTGGGGGCAAAGGGAAACACGTGTTCGGTTTAAACTGATAGGCTTAGGACCGCGGGTTGATTTTCCAAAAACCAGGGGGGGAAATGCAAAAATCGAAATGCTGCTAATTCTGCACGCTGGATTACGATCGAACGGCGTTGGTACGACCGATCCCCGCGCGCGGATCGACCGACCGACGGCCAGCGCGCGCCTTGAATTAAGCTGTTTTTCTACTACTAGTTAAATACTACACCGGTAGTCCTTGCATGTGTGCGCGTGTGTGGCTAGATTTACCCCCCGATACTCGCAatttgcagaaaacaaaaaaattctacctaGTGCAACCCAATTGTCCAGATCTATCTAGGAGTAATGTAGTAACATCTATCTAGGAGTAATGTAGTAACGGCGATGGTTTCTGTGATGTACTCTCGTAGACCGAAAGTGGTTAAAGTTCCGCTAGAACGTGAATGCTGtagtcgtactcgtcggggtcgaGTTCAATCCTCCTGGTACCATGTCAAGTGCCGCAAGTGCAGTACCTCGTACTTTTGCACACATACAATGCTTAACGATGCACCCGTTTTCGTTTCTGCGGAGGTGCTGAAGTAGATCTCCTGGTTCCGGATCCCGACAGTGCTCCCGCGTACCGGGTAGAGTGGACTCCCTCCGTGTGCAAGGCGCTCAAATGGGCTCTCCTTTTCTCAAAGGAGGGAATTgtgtgctcctcctcctcccgagcctccaccttatatagggggagggggaGGGTGTGATGGCCAGCCAAAAACCCTATGCAGGGTGTATCTAGGCCAAGGGGAGGTGGCCCACTCCCCACTCCAAAACGCAAGCCCATGCGGGTGGCCGGCTACCTAATGGGCTCCCTTTCGGGTGGGGCCTATTAAGGTGGGTTGCACCTTTTAATATTACATAAATACAAAATTAAATATTAGTTCACTTAGTTAATAGATAATATATTATTTAATTCATGATGATCTAAGACACCTCTCGAACTACTCCGAACATCCTTCGGATTATCTCAGAACACTTTCTGGTTCTCTCTACTCTTTTCTCCGGTGTTTTCAATGAATCCAAAACAATCTTAAATTTCGTTGAACCATTTAGTGTGTTTCCATACTGTTCGAGAACGATACAGACATGATCGAGATGCCTCTTCGATCAATGATCACCAAGGGGTTCTGGAGAAACATAATGATCCTTGTGTGTTCTACGAATATGAAGTCGTTGAACCGCAAATGTCGAGTCATATTCCCTTTTTACTTCGATACTagactgtaataacccagaacataggaacaacgaatggtagatttagaaatgggatgtgcatttcatcgcaaaacaggggaaattttcgcgccttattgcaactaaacctaagagggatcgaggttctctctcattttgcacttagggttaggcaatgtgagttagggaaatttcgacatgatctcttttgtatcttgttactttggggtatgattgcatttgataagtgttaaacatataactataaacatcacacaacATAAACaaggaattcataattcaaacacaagatacaaattcaaattactttgaatttcaaagtgaatatcaaatacaatatttaatcaagaatataaacattacatcatacaaaagctcataaaccaaaacttgagctttattgatatacaacacaaattacaaagtctttacaatattcttgatacaagaattgagacataatgatcagaaataaaagaaaaggaaaattacaagtttattctaaactaaaacctaaactaagtgacttgaggatgatcttctggccataattcaaacctgcaaaacaaagaacaaatactagaccagaatataagtgttatcaaagttcagtttggacagttagcaaaaataacacaaaattcagtttggacagtgcacactgtcacagcacacttgtgtttgtccaaattcttggacagcacaagataggcataAACGAGACAGGCCCgagcaagccacaggggctcaagtttcagcatatgaaggctgttgctagccaagcaacagcaaggcaatgcaaggggtgagtcataaagtaaccaagcttgtgtgtcatggccagggaagaagtagagaccatataaatagcacacaaaccctagaaccaggacagtcgaccagatatgcaaatcaccaggtaagggtgaagctagaacccgcaccagttcatccagttcatactcaagaacagaaaccaacacacaaccacttagccctaggaatcatggtgacctgagaagctcaaccagaaactggaggtgaagggctgtgcacaaaaaccccaagtctgcaacaaccaaatatttcaatctaggagctggaacaaggtataccaagttcctggacagatccaatggatctgatccatacaatatgcatgatataatcatgggattgagcagatgctcaagtgggtagatcatcacttggttttcaccaaggattactgccagtctaaaagcTACTAACAatggaaagcatctaggtacagatcttgtacacagaagctagcacacatgcacagatgcacacacactagccagatcatatgcacagatagcaccagtagatgaattgcaaggattagcagctaataaagactacacagtaaatcctaagctatgaaccatcagtaaaccctagattttcatcaggcaagcatattggcattcatatctagtatgatccccaaatatgcaagcaaaggttgagtagccacaagatccaattaaataggtgagcaaccaatcagtagcaaggctactgaggtcacatcacacctagcaccatttaaaagaaagccaaacatagcacatcattatccaggaatggattcagattcatttgcttgctaaacaatcatgaatagccaaatcatttgcaagcaagtcatttaaatcattctttgCATAAGCGTTCATCATAacataattaatacaagcatgaatttatcacgagATCCATGCTTAGAAATGACAGCAATGACATAATAcaaggcaacacagtttaatcactgcatcatagccactggagcaagtccagatagcttgaatgagcaacagcacaagtaagcagcatagtgatgcttgagcatcagcatcaacaaggaaatgaatcacttagccacagaattaatcagtaagccatcactgacatttaattgatcaaatggatcaattgaatcaagtcaagctacacagggaagttagccaacaagcaaaggatgatccaatggatcatttgcttgcataggaagcacagaggcatttcacaagcaccactggcacacacaagtgtcactgatgcatcacaagtacacctagacaagcaagtatgacatgccagtaagcacaagcaagccataatcaagtaCAGCATGGTATAgcaagcttttgagcaagcacatcagagcatggcaagtacagagcatgctaggagcagcagataaGCAAGTAAAGCATGAATCGCAAGCAAAGCAACAACGGCCGGTACCGATGGCAgtaatttggccatgagcttgcagtagatagaagcactggaagattaagcaactatggcatagctctgtgtgatcacgggatcaccagagagcaacagagcatgaggaggaagaagaacagtaacaagggggggcgcacagacatggagaagaggaagaggaagtgcagcaacttacatgcgcctggaagcagaagctagggcatggcggggcactgctcgcgcggccctaacagctgcaaatccagggtaggcgccgacgttacgccggcgaacacgaacacgaacaccaccgtagcgagcacctgaggcgacggcacgagtactgcgagcagcacccgcgccaggtcaacctcaggggcgcacccatcgtcggcgaggatgagagctcgccggagttcgtcaatcgccagaggcgattctTCGCGAgatccaggagaggaagagaaggggaaaaccacgcggacagatcgatagatcttcacgcggcggttctgatttggtaggtggctacggcgggggagctcggagctggccggagcgcggcggcggccatggcggcgacgtcatcgccacgggcgtcgcaggaggttagggttagaggtgaacgagtgagagagggccgagtgagtgagtgaggtgggccgttcggcgccaccgacccataagggacaagccttaatgggctgtccctgggctttaggtaaatgcgctggcccaataggggccaggggggtattttggtcttttaataaTTAAGAAAAGGCCAAAACtttaccaatttttagtaaataaaatacaattctaaaaatccattaaaaattggattaatgaatgaaaaataaatcttaacaagaataaaatatgaaatagaatttatgaaacaaattcaaaaattatgaattttaagaatttaaataataacttggaatttgaaactattgtttccttgtatttaaaattcaaggaaaaatctcaaata
This Lolium perenne isolate Kyuss_39 chromosome 1, Kyuss_2.0, whole genome shotgun sequence DNA region includes the following protein-coding sequences:
- the LOC127325989 gene encoding probable clathrin assembly protein At4g32285 encodes the protein MSIRKALGAVKDQTSIGLAKVTGAVAPDLDVAIVRATGHDDAPADDRHVREVLRLTSGTRIHVAACVASVSRRLARTRDYVVAAKCLALLHRLLADGDPHFRPEIVRPSSSSLRGGGPVLASLADFRDEAHSASWDHSNFVRAYALYLHDRVRFLLALLPAPRTVRFADDYDRGGTAAAGASPAPDMTVSVHDMDAEALLARARQLRNLIDRFLACRPAGAARRSRVVLTTLGPVVSESARLYDDVAGVLAVLLDRFFDMDYADCVKAFEAYVSAARVVDDLLAFYSWCDDAGVARSADFPEVKRIDDKLLETLEQFVRERGKALHSTDGASPPPPPHALNQRNHDDPAAEHDMNSIKALPAPENYTAAPPARHAPAQAFATARVAPVQSDLVDLREPEATADEQGNKLALALFSGAPAANGDWVKFPSDDDDAPRATTSAWHTPAAEPGKADWELALVETASNLSRQAPAMGGGLDPLLLRGMYDQGAARHHVSAQGSASGSASSVAVLPVAPFLALPGPEGTVVGGDPFAASLAVPPPSYVQMAEMERKQELLAQEQRMWAQYRQGGMQGQAGLNGLAVGGRGSAFASNTSVPMAMAYHGAGGYYYY